The following is a genomic window from Bacillota bacterium.
GACGACGCCCGGCGCCGCGGCCAGCAAGGCGCGCGCTTCGTCCGCGCTCAGCGGCTCGCGCGTCTGCACGTTGATGCTTTCCGAATGGCTGCGCAGCACCGGCACGCGCACCGTCGTCGCGCTGATGCCCACGGTGTCGTCGCCCCATACTTTATGAGTTTCGCGCACCATCTTCCATTCCTCTTTGGTGTAACCGTCTTCCGCGAACGCGTCCACTTGCGGGATGACGTTGAAGAGGATGGGATAGTGGCGGGGCAACGACGGCACCGGCAGCACGCCGGCCGCAGGCTCCCGGCCGGCGGCGAAGTCGCGCACTTGCTGCAGCAGCTCTTCCATCGCTCGCGCGCCCGCCCCCGAGACGGCCTGGTACGTGGACACCACGATGCGCTCGATGCCGACCGCTCGGTAAATCGGCGTCAGCGCCACCAACATGATGATGGTGGAGCAATTCGGGTTGGCGATAATCCCGCGGTGCCGCCGCACCGCCTCAGGGTTCACCTCAGGCACCACCAGCGGAACGTCCGGGTCCATCCGGAACGCGCTAGTGTTGTCGATGACCACCGCGCCCGCCCGCACGGCCGCCGGCGCCCATTCCCGGCTGACCGCGCCGCCGGCGCTGAAAAACGCGATGTCGATGCCGTCGAAGGCGTCTTCCGACAAGGCCTCGACGGTGACGCTGCGACCGGCGAACGAAAGGGTCTTGCCGGCGCTGCGCGGCGAAGCGAGCAGGCGCAGCTCGCCCACAGGAAAGCGGCGCTCTTCCAGCAACGTCAACAGCTCGGTTCCCACGGCGCCCGTGGCGCCTACCACGGCGACGTTCCAGCGTTTCATGCTATGGCCTCCATCGTCTCGACGCGCGCCGAGCCGCTCGCCTCACCGCACCGGCCGGCGGCTCCGTTCGAGCAGCACCGGCTGCAGCTGCCGGCCCTCCAGCGCAGCGACCACCGTGTCGGTAAGCAGGCTGAAATCGGCCACGCACGACGTCGGCTTCTCTTCGGGATTGTCTTGGCCGAACGGGACGAAGTAGACGTGCTTGCGCATCAGCAGCAGCGCCAGGTTAAGCGCGTTGCCGCCCAGGATGTCGTTGCTGGAGATAGCCAGCACCACCGGCCGCAAATTGCGCAGCGTCCCTTTGGCCGCCATCAGCACCGGGCCGTCGGTGATCGCGTTGGCGAACCGGGCCAGCGTATTGCCCGTGCACGGCGCAATCACGAACGCGTCGAACGTCTTTTTTTGTCCCGTCGGCTCCGCGTCCACGATGGTATCAATAGGCTCGAAGCCGGTCAGCTCCATCAGCTTTGCCCGCAGCGCGGCCGCCGTCGTAAAGCGCGTGTCGGTCGTCTTCACCGTCTCCGAGATGACCGGAATGATCGTCGCGCCTTCGGCTTGCATCCGGGCGATTTCGGGCAGCACTTCGTCGTAGCTGCAGTGCGACCCCGAAATGCCGAGCCCAATGGTCTTGCCCGCCAGCCGCATGGATTTCCCTCCCCGTCCGAGCTTCCACTCGCGTACACGGAACGAGGAGTGGTCAGCCCCGCTGCAGCTCCGCTTCGATCAGCCCCGGCAAGTATTCGGCCAGGATGCGCCCCGCCGTCACGGGCGCGACTTTGCCCGGCAGCCCCTGCGCCCAGATGGCTCGCCGTCCCAGCCGCCGCGCCGCTTCGAAATTGGTCCCGCCCGGCGGTGACGCGATGTCGATGATGAGGACGTCCTTGGGCGTCGCCGCCAAGACCGCGTCCGTCAGCACGACGGCGGGCACCGTGTTGAAAATGACGTCCTGGCGCGCCACCGCATCGGTGAGTTGCGACCACGTCCAAGGCGTCAGGCCCATCTCCGCCGCCCGTGCTCGTTCCGCCGCCCGGCGCGCCACCACGCCGACGCGGGCGCCCATGGCGTGCAGCAGGCGCGCCAGCGTCATCCCGCAGCGCCCGAATCCCAGCACCAGCGCCCGCGCCCCGTGAATGGTGATGGGCAGCTTCTCCATCGCCAGCTGCACGGCGCCTTCCGCCGTGGGAATGGAGTTCGCGATCGCGATCTCGTCGACGTTCGCGAGCTCTACCACGCGCACCCCGTACGCCTTGGCCAGCGGCTTATGCGTAGGAGGGAGCATGCCGATAAACAGCGGCGCGCGGGGGCCGATGGCGGCCAGAAGCTTGTGATCGAGGCGGATCTTTTCTTCCGGCACCAGCGCCGGCAGCCAGCCTTGGGCGTCGGCGCCGCTCATGGGCGCGACGACGGCCCGCACGCCTTGCACCGCCGCGACGGCATCGCTCCAGCGCTCAACGCCCGGCGCCTCGTCCAGCGGCAGCCCGACCGCCCGCACCCGCGCGCCCTGGGAGGCCAGCTGTCGCACCAGCTCCGCTTCCCTCCGGTCGCCGCCCAGCACCGCCAGCAGCATTCCCTGGATCAGAGCGGCCACCCCCGTCCCGACGACGCATGAACCGGGCCCGTTGCCCCGTTCCGTGTACGGTGGCAATATATGAGCCCGCGCAGGTAGGGGTGCGGCCGCGGCGAGCCGTCATGCGCCGGGAAACAGCAGTTCCTCCAAGCCGTGCACGCCGCGCAGCGCGCCGACGCGCCGGATGGCCAGCAAGACGCCAGGCACGAAAGCCCGCCGGTCCGTCAAGTCGTGGCGAATGCGCAAGGTTTCGCCGAGGCGGCCGAAAATAACCTCCTGATGGGCCACGTGGCCCGGCAAGCGGACGCTGTGAATGCGCACGCCGCAGTACTCGCCGCCCCGCGCGCCCGGCACCAGCTCCAGCCGGCCCGCGTCGGACGAAGCGGCCGTTTCGCCGCGCGCGGCGCCGATGGCCTCGGCGGTGCGCATGGCCGTCCCTGACGGCGCGTCTACCTTTTTCTCGTGATGCAGCTCAATGATCTCCGCATGCTCGAACCAGCGCGCGGCTTCCCGGGCGAACCGCATCATCAGGACCGCGCCCAAGGCGAAGTTCGCCGCCACGACGACGCCCAGCTCCCGGCGCCGCGCCTGTTCGTCGATCCACTGCAAATCGACAGGCGTCAGGCCCGTCGTGCCGACGACGAGCGGCACGCCTTCCTCCAGGCCGATGCGGACATGCTCCAAGACCGCTTCGGGGACCGTGAAGTCGACGATGACGGTGGGCTGGGCCGCCCGTACCGCGGCCCGCAAGTCGTCGCCGCGCCGTACGCCGCCCACGTAGACCATGTCGTCCGCTTCGGCCAAGCCTTCCACGACGGCGCGGCCCATGCGCCCGGAGTATCCGGCTACCAGCACTCGGTGCAAAGTCATCGAAGGGCGCTCCCGTTCCGTAGAAAACCACATCCGCCGCCGCAGCCGGCGGCAAACAACGGAAGGCGGTCAGCCGCCAGACAGGCCAACCGCCTAGCCTTTGGTTCATTGTCCTACATGGAACGGCAGCGTGTCAAGGGAACGGTGCCGTCAGCCGTGGGTTTCGACTTCGGAGGCGCCGTTCTCTTGCAGAATGCGGGCGGCGTCTTCGGAGCGGTCGTCGTCGTCCGTTTCTACGACGCACAAAATGCGGCCTTGCTTCACGTCCTCTTCATACTCCCGGCCGCGATCCTCGGGAATGCCCAAGTCCAGCAGTCCCCCGCCGATGCCTCCCGCCACCGCGCCCGACAGCGCCGCGGCCAGCGGCCCCGCGGCGACGATGGGCCCGATGCCGGGAATCGTCAGGGCGCCCATGCCGGCCAGAAGCCCGCCCAGAGCGCCAAGACCGCTGCCCCAGGCGACGCCTTCGGCCACGCTGTCCATGCCGCCTCCGCCCTGGCCTCCGCCCGCACCACGCGAATCTTTGGCGACGACCGAGATTTCGTCCTCGGTGAACCCTTCGTCGTGCAGCGCTTCCACGGCGCGCTCCACTTGGTCGTGCGAGTCAAAGACGCCGATGGTCGTAGCCATCCGAGTCCCTCCCCGTCGAGAGTGTGCGGTCCCCCGTAGTTTCCCCGGGCGGTTCCCGCCTATTCATCCGGGGAGGTCCGGCTCGGATGCGTCGATTAGGCTCGCTCCGTACCCGTTGCGGCCGCCGCGGACTTTGTGGCGGATGCTGCCGCGCAGGTCCACCGCGGTGCTCAGGTCGACGATAATCAGGTCAACCCCGATTTTCTTGATGCCGTGCCACGGAATCTCCAACTCCCGCCGGCTGAAAAAGCCGCCCCGACCGGGGATGATGATGGCTACCACTTTTCCGGCCGCGGCGTCGATGACCAAGTCGGTGTCGTTGACGACCCCCAACCGGATGCCCTGGTCGATGTCGATGATTTCTTTCCCCGCCAAATCGCTGTACCGCACCGGCGTCGGCTCCTCTCGGCGGGCCCTGCGCGCGCCCGTCCTCTGACATCGTATGCGCCCAAAGGCGCATTAGAAGAAGACGCGCACTCCCGCCCCGAGCGTTGCCGGCCGACTCCAGCCCACATCCAGCCGGCCGTTGTCGCTTTCGCGCCACTGGATCCACCACTGCCCGAAGCCCGGCACGTCGTACGTCAGCGCAGCGTGGAGCCAGGAGACGGTGCCCCCATCGGAGTAGACCCGCTGCTTGAAGACGACGGCCGCTTCCCAGCCGCCCGGCGACCAGCGAGCTTCCAGGCGCCAGGCGGGCAGCCCATCGTCGGCCGACAGGCGAATTCGCCACGTCTCCTCTTCCCACTGCGCCCGCAGCCGGCGGCGGATTTGCCCGGCGGCGTCCCACAGGAAGGCCAGGTGCTGTTCGAAGCGGCGGTCCGGATTGGTCAACGTCACCGCCCACCCGTAGTCGTCGCGGAACCCGTCGCTCCAGCTCGCCTCCACGTCCAGGCGCCACCCCCACCGGCCCCGGGGCATGGAGGAGAAGCCAAGCTGCACTTCGTCCTCTGTGCCGCCTCCCTGCCGGCTGTGCTGGAAGTAGACGCTCAGCAGCCGGCTCGTCGCGGGGCGCCACTGCCAGCGGCCTTCCACCGCCCATGCGCCGCGGCGAAACGGGTACGACGACGCCGCCAGCGAGCGAAACCCGGCGCTGGTGTCGTGGACGAGGAGCCAGGCGCGGCTGCGGCCGAAAGCCGCCTCCAGCCGCGCAAAGAACGCCTGCTCGTCGACGTTCCGCCGCACCAGCGCGCCGCCCGACTCCGCCAGCTCCACGCCGCTCTGGCGGGCGGCGCCGAACGCTGCGCGAACGCCGCCCAGCTGCGTCGCGCCGTCGACGACGAGGAAATGGTGCCGCAGCCGCGGCGTGCCGTACGCGACTGCACCGATCCGCAGCGGCCAGCCGTCCCGCTCGACGCGCAGCGACAGCAGCGGTCCTGCCAAGCCGCGCAGCGGAATGCGGTCGACGTAAAGGGCGCTGACGCCGAGAACGCTCCGCACGGAGAGCGCCGCGCCAACGGCGTCGTCGGTCCGCACCGAGGCGTGATAAAGGCGGAACGGATCCGGGCTCGTTTCGTGAGGCTCGTGGATGAAGAGACGGCCCGACCAGGAGGCGGCCGCCGCCGTCAGCGACGCGCCCCAGCGCGTCGATCCGTCGGGCTCGAGCGTATGGCGAAGAAACAACATGCCGCCCGGCTGCGCCGGCGCGCTGTCGACGCCGCGCGGTCCCCCGAACCGGGCCAGGGGCAAGTCGAGCGTGTGCTGGAGCTGAAAGGTGCCTTCTTCGGTGTCGATGCGCAGGGACGAGGTGAAGGTTGCCTCCTGCGCGCAGGCGTGAACGGGGAAAACGGACAGCGCCAGGGCCGTGAGCGCCGCCGCCACCCAGCGATGCATACCTGCCACCTCTCGCCCCAGGGGCCGACAGGTGCATCGATCCTAGCAAGGAACCGCGACGCTGTCAATCGTCCCATGTCCAGGCGGCGCTGTCCCTCTCGCCATGTCCCATGGGCTAGCCGCGCAGGCCGGTGGACCCGAAACCTCCTTCGCCGCGCTCGGAGGGCGTGAGCTCCTCCACTTCCCGCCAGCGAACCGCCACCACCGGGACGACCACCAGCTGTGCGATGCGGTCGCCGTCGTGAATAACAAAGGGCTCGGAGCCGGCGTTGAGCAGCGCCACTTTGATCTCTCCGCGATAGTCGCTGTCGATGACGCCGACGCCGTTGGCCAGCTGGATCCCGTGCCGGGCGGCCAAGCCGCTGCGGGCGAACACCAGCCCGACCAGGTGCGGCCCCGGCAAGGCGATGGCGATGCCCGTCGGCACGAGGCAGCGCTCGCCGGGCCGCAGCTCCAGCGGCTCATCCAGCGCCGCCGTCAAGTCCATCCCGGCAGCGCCGGGCGTGGCGTACGCGGGCAACGGCCGCCCTTCCCGGGCCGGCCGCAGGCGCTTGACCTCCACTTCCGCCGCCAACGAGAACAACCGCGCCTCCATCGTCAGGCCATCGCCCCCAACACCTTGCGGCGCCGCTGCACGGCCGGCCCCAGCTTAACCACCGACAGCCGCTGCTCCGCCAGCAGCTCGCCGGCCAGCCGCCGCACGTCGTCCACCGTCACGCGGTCCAGCCGGTCGATGAGTTCCTCCGGCTGCCAGTATGGCTCGTCGAACAGCTCCGCCCCGGCCAGCCGGCCCGCCCGCGTGGCGGTGCTCTCGAGCGCCAGCATCAGGCTGCCCTTGGCCTGTTCCCGGGCGCGATCGACTTCCTCGGGGCGGATGCGCCCCGCAGCTAGCTCCGCCAGCTCGCGGTAGATGACGTCCAGCACTTCGCCGGCCCGCTCCGGGCGCGTGGCGGCGTAGACGCCGAACACGCCGGCGTCGGTGTAGGCCGCGGAGAAGGAGTAGGTGGAATACACGAGGCCTCGCTCTTCCCGCAGCTGCTGAAACAGGCGCGAGCTGCTGCCGCCGCCGACGATGATGTCCAGCAAGTCCAGCGCGAAGCGGCGCGGGTCGGTGCGCACCAGCGCCGGCGCGCCCACGCAAATGTGCACTTGCTCGGTATCCTTGGGCACGACCACTTGCCGCGGGGCATACGGCACCGGACGCCGCACCCGCTCAACCGGGCCGGTTCCGGCCGGCCGGCGGAACAACTTCTCCACCAGCCGCACCAGCTCGTCGTGCTGCACGCTGCCCGCGGCCGCGACCACCATGTTTTCCGGCGTGTAATGCGTTTCGACGAAACGCAGCACGTCGGAACGGCCGAGGCGGAGCAGCCCCTCGCGCGTGCCCAGCACGGTGCGAGCCAGGGGATGATCGCCGAACAAGCAGGCTTCAAATAGATCGTGGATCAGGTCCTCGGGCGTGTCTTCGACCATCCCAATCTCTTCGAGAATGACTTCTTTCTCGCGCGCCAGCTCGTCCTCCGCGAAGACGGAGTGCTGCAACATGTCGGCCAACAGGTCCAGCGCCAGCGGCAAGTGCTGGTCCAGCACCCGCGCGTAGTACGACGTGGCTTCCTTGGTGGTAAACGCGTTGAGCTGGCCGCC
Proteins encoded in this region:
- a CDS encoding aspartate-semialdehyde dehydrogenase is translated as MKRWNVAVVGATGAVGTELLTLLEERRFPVGELRLLASPRSAGKTLSFAGRSVTVEALSEDAFDGIDIAFFSAGGAVSREWAPAAVRAGAVVIDNTSAFRMDPDVPLVVPEVNPEAVRRHRGIIANPNCSTIIMLVALTPIYRAVGIERIVVSTYQAVSGAGARAMEELLQQVRDFAAGREPAAGVLPVPSLPRHYPILFNVIPQVDAFAEDGYTKEEWKMVRETHKVWGDDTVGISATTVRVPVLRSHSESINVQTREPLSADEARALLAAAPGVVVVDEPDAMRYPMPIDATGKDAVFVGRIRQDKSIERGLNLWVVGDQIRKGAALNALQIAELLTADGCL
- a CDS encoding dipicolinate synthase subunit B; translated protein: MRLAGKTIGLGISGSHCSYDEVLPEIARMQAEGATIIPVISETVKTTDTRFTTAAALRAKLMELTGFEPIDTIVDAEPTGQKKTFDAFVIAPCTGNTLARFANAITDGPVLMAAKGTLRNLRPVVLAISSNDILGGNALNLALLLMRKHVYFVPFGQDNPEEKPTSCVADFSLLTDTVVAALEGRQLQPVLLERSRRPVR
- a CDS encoding dipicolinic acid synthetase subunit A gives rise to the protein MLLAVLGGDRREAELVRQLASQGARVRAVGLPLDEAPGVERWSDAVAAVQGVRAVVAPMSGADAQGWLPALVPEEKIRLDHKLLAAIGPRAPLFIGMLPPTHKPLAKAYGVRVVELANVDEIAIANSIPTAEGAVQLAMEKLPITIHGARALVLGFGRCGMTLARLLHAMGARVGVVARRAAERARAAEMGLTPWTWSQLTDAVARQDVIFNTVPAVVLTDAVLAATPKDVLIIDIASPPGGTNFEAARRLGRRAIWAQGLPGKVAPVTAGRILAEYLPGLIEAELQRG
- a CDS encoding 4-hydroxy-tetrahydrodipicolinate reductase codes for the protein MTLHRVLVAGYSGRMGRAVVEGLAEADDMVYVGGVRRGDDLRAAVRAAQPTVIVDFTVPEAVLEHVRIGLEEGVPLVVGTTGLTPVDLQWIDEQARRRELGVVVAANFALGAVLMMRFAREAARWFEHAEIIELHHEKKVDAPSGTAMRTAEAIGAARGETAASSDAGRLELVPGARGGEYCGVRIHSVRLPGHVAHQEVIFGRLGETLRIRHDLTDRRAFVPGVLLAIRRVGALRGVHGLEELLFPGA
- a CDS encoding YlmC/YmxH family sporulation protein, whose amino-acid sequence is MRYSDLAGKEIIDIDQGIRLGVVNDTDLVIDAAAGKVVAIIIPGRGGFFSRRELEIPWHGIKKIGVDLIIVDLSTAVDLRGSIRHKVRGGRNGYGASLIDASEPDLPG
- a CDS encoding dUTP diphosphatase; amino-acid sequence: MEARLFSLAAEVEVKRLRPAREGRPLPAYATPGAAGMDLTAALDEPLELRPGERCLVPTGIAIALPGPHLVGLVFARSGLAARHGIQLANGVGVIDSDYRGEIKVALLNAGSEPFVIHDGDRIAQLVVVPVVAVRWREVEELTPSERGEGGFGSTGLRG
- a CDS encoding peptidase M16, which translates into the protein MQGGEVVPNKTVLANGVRVVSEYVPGVRSVSVGCWFPAGSRDERPGEDGLAHLVEHMMFKGTAHRSARDIAEAIDATGGQLNAFTTKEATSYYARVLDQHLPLALDLLADMLQHSVFAEDELAREKEVILEEIGMVEDTPEDLIHDLFEACLFGDHPLARTVLGTREGLLRLGRSDVLRFVETHYTPENMVVAAAGSVQHDELVRLVEKLFRRPAGTGPVERVRRPVPYAPRQVVVPKDTEQVHICVGAPALVRTDPRRFALDLLDIIVGGGSSSRLFQQLREERGLVYSTYSFSAAYTDAGVFGVYAATRPERAGEVLDVIYRELAELAAGRIRPEEVDRAREQAKGSLMLALESTATRAGRLAGAELFDEPYWQPEELIDRLDRVTVDDVRRLAGELLAEQRLSVVKLGPAVQRRRKVLGAMA